Proteins encoded by one window of Pseudonocardia sp. HH130629-09:
- a CDS encoding ABC transporter substrate-binding protein, whose product MPRSLLRALAAYVVLLLALAGCASGGTGDTAQPAPTGEAAGAFPVTLKHAFGETTIPAAPQRVVTVGFNDADFALAVGVKPVGVRENIGDYDYARRPWAQEALGGTQPQLLTGAEIPIEEVAALKPDLILGVYSFMDQAAYTALSQIAPTVAQGTPDGTNPAGWEEQTRITGQATGRTEQAEQVIAATRARFDEATAAHPDFAGKNLKMDFFIEGVPYDMGTDDLRAQIFAGLGFAVRPDSQTLSLERQGDLDSDLLVVLGRSRAESEADPVFRAIPAVQQGRVAYLGPFETEFAAALGYSSPLSLPYALDTVVPQLDEALKGQAPGD is encoded by the coding sequence ATGCCCCGATCCCTGCTCCGTGCGCTCGCCGCGTACGTGGTCCTGCTGCTGGCGCTGGCCGGCTGTGCGTCGGGGGGCACCGGCGACACCGCGCAGCCCGCCCCCACCGGCGAGGCCGCCGGAGCCTTCCCGGTCACGCTGAAGCACGCCTTCGGCGAGACGACGATCCCGGCCGCACCGCAGCGGGTGGTCACCGTCGGCTTCAACGACGCCGACTTCGCACTGGCCGTGGGGGTGAAGCCGGTCGGGGTCCGCGAGAACATCGGCGACTACGACTACGCGCGGCGCCCCTGGGCGCAGGAGGCGCTCGGCGGGACCCAGCCGCAGCTGCTGACCGGAGCCGAGATCCCGATCGAGGAGGTCGCCGCGCTGAAGCCCGACCTGATCCTCGGCGTCTACTCCTTCATGGACCAGGCGGCCTACACCGCGCTGTCGCAGATCGCGCCGACCGTCGCCCAGGGCACCCCCGACGGCACGAACCCCGCAGGCTGGGAGGAGCAGACCCGCATCACCGGGCAGGCCACCGGCCGCACCGAGCAGGCCGAGCAGGTCATCGCCGCGACCCGCGCGAGGTTCGACGAGGCCACGGCGGCCCACCCCGACTTCGCGGGCAAGAACCTGAAGATGGACTTCTTCATCGAGGGTGTCCCCTACGACATGGGCACCGACGACCTGCGCGCCCAGATCTTCGCCGGCCTCGGTTTCGCCGTCCGGCCGGACTCGCAGACCCTCTCGCTGGAGCGCCAGGGCGACCTCGACAGCGATCTGCTCGTGGTGCTGGGCCGCTCGCGCGCCGAGTCCGAGGCCGACCCGGTGTTCCGGGCGATCCCGGCGGTGCAGCAGGGCCGGGTGGCCTACCTCGGGCCGTTCGAGACCGAGTTCGCCGCCGCACTGGGCTACTCCAGCCCGCTGTCGCTCCCCTACGCGCTCGACACCGTGGTGCCGCAGCTCGACGAGGCGCTGAAGGGGCAGGCACCGGGGGACTGA